Proteins encoded by one window of uncultured Celeribacter sp.:
- a CDS encoding ATP-binding protein, giving the protein MSNVNVRRLVENIRSGTNVYTPLVELVVNAIQAIDQKGIRNGLIQIEILRSGQPDIIDRLEDIDGFVVKDNGIGFTKINRDSFDTLYTEQKIADGGKGFGRFTCLKYFNHVKVASTFADGDTFYDRSFSMGLDKDIIVGEKTTASKKDETGTAVEISGIKSVKFPDKHLETVSRVIVERLLPYFVDKDRLCPRIIIREAKEQSGGFSLNDYLGAVDVHLS; this is encoded by the coding sequence ATGAGCAATGTCAACGTACGGCGGCTGGTCGAGAACATCCGATCCGGCACTAACGTCTATACGCCGTTGGTAGAGTTGGTGGTGAATGCCATTCAGGCCATCGACCAAAAGGGCATCAGGAACGGTCTGATCCAGATCGAAATCCTGCGAAGCGGACAACCAGATATCATCGATCGTCTTGAGGATATCGATGGTTTTGTCGTCAAGGACAACGGGATCGGCTTCACGAAGATCAACCGCGATTCCTTTGATACACTCTATACCGAACAGAAGATCGCTGATGGCGGTAAAGGGTTCGGTCGCTTCACCTGCCTCAAATATTTCAACCATGTGAAGGTAGCGAGCACCTTCGCCGATGGCGATACCTTCTACGATCGGTCCTTCAGCATGGGGCTCGACAAGGACATCATCGTTGGTGAAAAAACAACCGCCTCCAAGAAGGACGAGACCGGCACCGCCGTTGAGATTTCCGGCATCAAATCGGTCAAATTCCCAGATAAACACCTTGAGACGGTCAGTCGCGTCATCGTCGAACGGCTGCTACCCTATTTCGTAGACAAGGACAGGCTGTGCCCGCGCATTATTATCCGGGAGGCCAAGGAGCAGTCCGGTGGCTTTTCTCTCAACGATTATCTAGGGGCTGTTGACGTTCATCTGAGTTGA
- the nirD gene encoding nitrite reductase small subunit NirD, whose product MGDIPRQGARCVKNGEMTIAIFRTTDDRLFALEDKCPHKNGPLSDGIVHDGCVTCPLHNWVISLETGAAQGADEGMSLTFPVKLDGETVLLGL is encoded by the coding sequence TTGGGTGACATCCCGCGGCAAGGCGCGCGCTGTGTGAAGAATGGCGAGATGACCATCGCCATCTTTCGCACCACGGACGACCGCCTTTTCGCCCTCGAAGATAAATGCCCGCATAAGAACGGGCCGCTGAGCGATGGCATTGTGCACGACGGCTGTGTCACATGCCCGCTCCACAACTGGGTCATTTCCTTGGAAACAGGTGCTGCGCAAGGTGCCGACGAGGGGATGAGCCTGACCTTCCCGGTCAAACTGGACGGCGAGACCGTCTTGCTCGGGCTCTGA
- a CDS encoding alpha-D-ribose 1-methylphosphonate 5-triphosphate diphosphatase, translating to MTDFTLTNARIVLETEVIQGTLRVENGKIKEVSAGGTAVPGAVDVGGDMVTPGLIELHTDNLERHIEPRPKVDWPHQAAILAHDAELASVGITTVFDAMRVGSIHRRKGDAGYHKYARSLSREVMHLRDLGALKISHFLHLRAEVCSETLEAELAEFTPEDRVGLVSLMDHTPGQRQFRDIEKLRDYVQKKRGMTDAEFDDHVEHLYDLRDTYGARHEKVAVSEARRLGAVLASHDDTTADHVETSRQNGVRVAEFPTTVEAAQACKLHGIAAMMGAPNLIRGGSHSGNVAAHELAERGLLDIVSSDYVPSALMTSAILLADLWDDLPRAIATVTANPAEAVGLSDRGRIAPGLHADLVRITRIEGTPVVRGVWSHGRQVG from the coding sequence ATGACCGACTTTACTTTGACCAATGCAAGGATCGTTTTGGAGACGGAGGTGATCCAAGGCACCCTGCGTGTCGAGAATGGCAAAATCAAAGAGGTGAGCGCAGGCGGCACGGCTGTGCCGGGGGCCGTGGACGTGGGCGGCGATATGGTGACACCCGGCCTCATCGAGCTTCATACCGACAACTTGGAGCGCCATATCGAGCCGCGCCCCAAGGTCGATTGGCCGCATCAGGCGGCGATCCTGGCGCATGACGCGGAACTGGCCTCGGTCGGCATCACAACCGTGTTCGATGCCATGCGCGTGGGGTCCATTCACCGTCGCAAAGGCGACGCGGGCTATCACAAATACGCCCGAAGCCTGTCGCGCGAGGTGATGCATCTGCGCGATTTGGGCGCGTTGAAGATCAGCCATTTCCTGCATCTCAGGGCAGAGGTCTGTTCGGAAACCTTGGAGGCTGAGCTGGCCGAGTTCACGCCGGAGGACCGCGTGGGCCTCGTGTCCTTGATGGATCACACGCCGGGTCAGCGACAGTTTCGCGACATCGAAAAGCTGCGCGACTATGTCCAGAAAAAGCGCGGCATGACGGATGCGGAATTCGACGACCATGTCGAGCACCTTTACGATCTGCGCGACACCTATGGCGCGCGGCATGAGAAGGTTGCGGTGTCTGAGGCGCGGCGTCTGGGGGCGGTTTTGGCCTCTCACGACGACACCACGGCGGATCACGTCGAGACCTCCCGCCAGAACGGTGTGCGGGTGGCGGAGTTTCCGACCACGGTGGAGGCGGCGCAGGCCTGCAAACTCCATGGCATCGCGGCCATGATGGGCGCGCCCAATCTCATCCGCGGCGGCTCGCATTCCGGCAATGTCGCGGCGCATGAGCTGGCCGAGCGTGGGCTTTTGGACATCGTCTCCTCGGATTACGTGCCCTCCGCTCTGATGACTTCGGCCATTCTTTTGGCCGATTTGTGGGACGATCTGCCCCGCGCGATCGCCACCGTGACCGCCAATCCGGCCGAGGCCGTGGGCCTTTCGGATCGCGGTCGCATCGCGCCGGGGCTTCATGCCGATCTGGTGCGGATCACCCGAATCGAGGGCACGCCGGTGGTCCGGGGCGTCTGGTCGCATGGGCGTCAGGTGGGCTGA
- the phnN gene encoding phosphonate metabolism protein/1,5-bisphosphokinase (PRPP-forming) PhnN, translating into MVGRLYAIVGPSGAGKDTLIEAALERRRDLAVAKRVITRPTEAGGEDFEGVSIEEFDRRLEAGEFALHWEAHGLKYGVPISIETSLNEGRDVLFNGSRAILPEAYALYPNMGVLLITALPSVLATRLAARGRESRDEIEKRLARAEYDIAPGLPVRRVENDGALEEAVTSFLAALQPERV; encoded by the coding sequence ATGGTCGGGCGTCTCTATGCCATCGTCGGCCCCTCGGGGGCGGGCAAGGACACTCTGATCGAGGCCGCACTCGAACGGCGGCGCGATTTGGCCGTGGCCAAACGCGTGATCACCCGGCCCACGGAGGCCGGCGGCGAAGATTTCGAAGGCGTCTCGATTGAGGAGTTTGACCGCCGCTTGGAAGCCGGAGAGTTCGCGCTCCATTGGGAGGCGCATGGGCTCAAATACGGTGTGCCGATTTCCATCGAGACATCGCTGAACGAGGGCCGCGATGTGTTGTTCAACGGCTCGCGCGCGATCCTGCCAGAGGCTTACGCGCTCTATCCCAATATGGGCGTCTTGCTGATCACCGCTTTGCCTTCGGTTCTCGCAACCCGTTTGGCGGCGCGTGGCCGCGAAAGCCGTGACGAGATCGAGAAACGTCTGGCCCGCGCCGAATATGACATCGCGCCCGGCCTGCCGGTCAGGCGCGTGGAAAACGATGGCGCATTGGAGGAGGCCGTGACGTCTTTCCTCGCGGCCCTTCAGCCGGAGAGGGTGTAA
- a CDS encoding DUF1045 domain-containing protein — translation MDEFKRYAVYYAPAPGPFAEFSARWLGWDAFEGVELPHPVVDGLPLPVSEITATPRKYGFHGTLKPPFRLTGTRAELMADLEAFASAHKPVVLEGLTLTRIGGFLALTPLGDLSALETLAGEVVATLDPHRAQPSETELARRRAAGLSARQEALLSQWGYPYVMEEFKFHLTLTGKLTEAQAEATAKALTPEITPLLPRPFEIKDLCLFGEAEDGRFHLLHRYTLSG, via the coding sequence ATGGATGAATTCAAAAGATACGCGGTCTATTACGCCCCCGCTCCGGGGCCGTTTGCCGAATTTTCTGCGCGTTGGCTGGGCTGGGATGCGTTTGAAGGCGTCGAACTGCCGCATCCCGTCGTGGACGGCCTGCCCCTGCCCGTCTCCGAAATCACAGCGACGCCGCGCAAATATGGGTTTCATGGCACACTCAAGCCGCCGTTTCGCCTGACTGGCACGCGTGCGGAATTGATGGCCGATCTCGAAGCCTTCGCCTCGGCGCACAAGCCTGTCGTTTTGGAGGGTCTCACGCTCACCCGCATCGGCGGATTTCTGGCGCTGACGCCTTTGGGCGATCTGAGCGCGTTGGAGACACTGGCCGGAGAGGTGGTCGCCACGCTCGACCCTCATCGGGCGCAGCCCTCTGAGACCGAATTGGCGCGGCGGCGCGCGGCGGGGCTTTCGGCGCGTCAGGAGGCGTTGCTGAGCCAATGGGGCTATCCTTACGTGATGGAGGAATTCAAATTCCACCTGACCCTCACCGGCAAACTCACCGAAGCACAGGCCGAGGCCACAGCCAAAGCGCTGACCCCGGAGATCACCCCGCTCCTGCCCCGGCCCTTTGAGATCAAGGACCTGTGCCTCTTCGGCGAGGCGGAGGATGGCCGGTTTCATTTGCTGCACCGTTACACCCTCTCCGGCTGA
- a CDS encoding IS5 family transposase (programmed frameshift), whose amino-acid sequence MTGHVLTDAQWAIIEPFCLGKATDPGQTGRDPRLFMEAVLWIVRTGAQWRELPVEFGKWNSVFKRFRRWVKADAFYSMFRTLAEDANFEYAMIDGSIVKVHRSGQGAKGGPQSQAIGRSRGGMTTKIVALTDALGNLVDFRLLPGQAHDLRGVPELIDKLAADHLLADRAFDADWLRTALTERSIAPVIPPKSNRRFPAEFDKETYKWRHLIENYFGKLKENRGIAMRSCKTDQSFKAFISLAASISQLR is encoded by the exons TTGACCGGTCATGTCTTGACCGACGCCCAATGGGCAATCATCGAACCTTTCTGTCTTGGCAAGGCCACAGATCCCGGCCAAACCGGACGCGATCCACGCCTGTTCATGGAGGCTGTGTTGTGGATTGTGCGAACCGGAGCGCAATGGCGGGAACTGCCCGTCGAATTCGGGAAGTGGAATTCTGTCTTCAAACGCTTCCGGCGATGGGTGAAAGCTGACGCTTTCTACAGCATGTTCAGAACCTTGGCTGAGGACGCCAACTTCGAATACGCGATGATCGACGGTTCCATCGTCAAGGTCCACCGTTCCGGCCAGGGCGCAAAAGGGGGAC CACAGAGCCAGGCCATAGGGCGCTCGCGCGGCGGCATGACGACGAAAATCGTTGCCCTGACCGACGCGCTTGGCAACCTTGTCGATTTCCGCCTGTTGCCGGGGCAAGCGCATGACCTGCGCGGCGTGCCGGAGCTGATCGACAAGCTCGCCGCAGATCACCTGCTCGCGGATCGCGCCTTTGATGCCGATTGGCTCCGAACTGCGCTGACCGAACGGAGCATTGCACCGGTCATTCCGCCGAAATCCAACCGCCGCTTTCCTGCCGAGTTCGACAAGGAAACCTACAAATGGCGGCATCTGATCGAAAACTATTTTGGAAAGCTCAAGGAAAACAGAGGCATCGCCATGCGCTCGTGCAAAACCGACCAGAGCTTCAAGGCGTTCATTTCACTGGCCGCATCAATCAGTCAACTCAGATGA